From the Natrarchaeobaculum aegyptiacum genome, one window contains:
- a CDS encoding thiolase C-terminal domain-containing protein, whose protein sequence is MERVAVIGASMTQFGQREEWVLELLAEAGLECLDDSGVDAADVEHLYVSNMASGEFEGQTGIMNALAHDLDAIPAYTQRIDQTSSSGGAGIYAAWQSVASGASDMTLLVGGEKMTHKTTGEATDVIASLTHPVEYKTGVTLPSFAGLTARHYLERFDAPRDSLAKVAVKNHKNGVDNPNAQFRKEIDEETALESPIVADPLRLYDFCPITDGSAALMLCPEDVAREYTDEYAVITGIDGATDTHVVHEREDPTVMGGVVESGEGAYEMSGLEPEDIDVAELHDMFTILEFLQMEGLGFAEQGEAWKLVEEGYTERDTGELPINTSGGLKSKGHPLGASGVAQAVEIYEQLVGEAGPRQVEADVGLCCNVGGFGNCVITTIMEAAR, encoded by the coding sequence ATGGAACGCGTAGCAGTCATCGGCGCATCCATGACCCAGTTCGGCCAGCGCGAGGAGTGGGTCCTCGAGTTGCTGGCCGAGGCTGGCCTCGAGTGTCTCGACGACTCGGGCGTCGACGCCGCAGACGTCGAGCACCTGTACGTCTCGAACATGGCCAGCGGTGAGTTCGAAGGACAGACCGGGATCATGAACGCCCTGGCACACGATCTCGACGCCATCCCGGCGTACACCCAGCGAATCGACCAGACCAGTTCCAGCGGTGGCGCGGGAATCTACGCCGCCTGGCAGTCGGTCGCAAGCGGGGCCAGCGACATGACCCTGCTCGTCGGCGGCGAGAAAATGACCCACAAGACGACCGGCGAAGCGACGGACGTAATCGCGTCGCTGACCCACCCCGTCGAGTACAAGACCGGCGTCACGCTCCCCTCGTTTGCCGGTCTCACGGCTCGACACTACTTAGAGCGTTTCGACGCACCTCGTGACAGCCTCGCGAAGGTCGCCGTCAAGAACCACAAAAACGGCGTCGACAACCCGAACGCCCAGTTCCGCAAGGAGATCGACGAGGAGACCGCCCTCGAGTCGCCGATCGTCGCCGATCCGCTGCGGCTGTACGACTTCTGCCCGATCACCGACGGCTCGGCGGCGCTCATGCTCTGTCCCGAAGACGTCGCAAGGGAGTACACCGACGAGTACGCGGTCATCACGGGCATCGACGGGGCGACCGACACCCACGTCGTCCACGAGCGCGAGGACCCGACCGTCATGGGTGGCGTCGTCGAGAGCGGCGAGGGTGCCTACGAGATGAGCGGCCTCGAGCCCGAGGATATCGACGTCGCGGAACTCCACGACATGTTCACCATTCTCGAGTTCCTCCAGATGGAGGGACTTGGTTTCGCCGAACAGGGTGAGGCGTGGAAACTGGTCGAGGAGGGCTACACCGAGCGCGACACCGGTGAGCTGCCGATCAACACCTCCGGTGGGCTCAAGTCGAAGGGACACCCACTCGGTGCCAGCGGCGTCGCACAGGCAGTCGAGATTTACGAACAGCTCGTCGGCGAGGCCGGCCCGCGACAGGTCGAGGCCGACGTCGGCCTCTGCTGTAACGTCGGCGGGTTCGGAAACTGCGTAATCACTACCATCATGGAGGCAGCACGATGA
- a CDS encoding long-chain fatty acid--CoA ligase: MTGYQQTLKPFLWRAENIFPEREVVARTHEGMKRYTYAEYGDRVRQLANALEDVGVEQGDRVGTICWNTDRHFETYFSVPNVGAQLHTINPLLPDGHIQHIVSDAEDRVIFVDPSLAEKLASAYDPDAFESVDQFVVMGSEVPDLPLEPITDYESFIGDQPTTYEFPELEEEQPAGMCYTSGTTGMPKGVEYTQQMLHAHTMATMVPQALGIDDSDVLMPVVPMFHVNAWGMPFSAAAAGAKQVFPGPSPEPADIARLIEEEGVTLTAGVPTVWLGLLEYMEDNDVDLSSLEQVVIGGSAAPQALIEQFDELDVEVVHAWGMTEMSPIGTVANLKHDLRDAPKDQQFNVKSKQGLIVPGLEFKVVDDDGDEVEWDGEDFGELLVRGPWVTTEYFNRPEANEEDFEGSWLRTGDIVTVDTDGYIEIVDRADDVIKSGGEWISSQELENAIMAHDDVSEAAVIGVPHERWQERPVAMVVTPEGTDHEQLSDELKAMLVEEYPKWWVPDGFEFIDEIPKTATGKFSKKDLRELYEGEESELLEEDAPEEAAPESDD; the protein is encoded by the coding sequence GTGACTGGGTATCAACAGACACTGAAGCCGTTCCTGTGGCGTGCAGAAAACATCTTCCCGGAGCGAGAAGTGGTCGCACGGACCCACGAGGGGATGAAGCGATACACCTACGCCGAGTACGGTGATCGCGTCCGACAGCTGGCGAACGCCCTCGAGGACGTCGGCGTCGAACAAGGTGACCGCGTCGGAACGATCTGCTGGAACACGGATCGACACTTCGAGACGTACTTTTCGGTCCCGAACGTCGGCGCACAGCTTCACACGATCAACCCGCTGTTGCCCGACGGACACATCCAGCACATCGTCTCCGACGCCGAGGACAGGGTGATCTTCGTCGATCCGTCACTGGCCGAAAAGCTCGCCTCGGCGTACGACCCCGATGCCTTCGAGAGCGTCGACCAGTTCGTCGTCATGGGCTCGGAAGTCCCCGACCTGCCACTCGAGCCAATCACCGACTACGAGTCGTTTATCGGCGACCAGCCGACGACCTACGAATTCCCGGAACTCGAGGAGGAGCAGCCGGCGGGGATGTGCTATACGTCGGGAACGACGGGAATGCCGAAGGGCGTCGAGTACACCCAGCAGATGCTTCACGCCCACACGATGGCGACGATGGTCCCGCAGGCGCTTGGAATCGACGACTCGGACGTGTTGATGCCGGTCGTTCCGATGTTCCACGTCAACGCGTGGGGGATGCCGTTTTCCGCGGCTGCAGCCGGGGCCAAACAGGTCTTCCCCGGCCCGTCGCCGGAACCGGCAGACATCGCGCGACTCATCGAAGAGGAGGGAGTGACGCTCACCGCCGGCGTCCCGACGGTCTGGCTCGGCCTCCTCGAGTACATGGAAGACAACGACGTCGACCTCTCCTCACTCGAGCAGGTCGTCATCGGTGGGTCGGCGGCCCCACAGGCGCTCATCGAGCAGTTCGACGAACTCGACGTGGAAGTCGTTCACGCGTGGGGGATGACCGAGATGTCGCCGATCGGAACGGTCGCAAACCTGAAACACGATCTCAGGGACGCGCCGAAGGACCAGCAGTTCAACGTCAAGTCGAAGCAGGGACTGATCGTGCCCGGTCTCGAGTTCAAAGTCGTCGACGACGACGGCGACGAAGTCGAGTGGGACGGCGAGGACTTCGGTGAACTCCTCGTTCGCGGGCCGTGGGTGACGACCGAGTACTTCAACCGGCCGGAGGCCAACGAGGAGGACTTCGAGGGCTCGTGGCTACGAACCGGCGACATCGTCACCGTCGATACGGACGGCTACATCGAGATCGTCGACCGCGCAGACGACGTGATCAAGTCCGGTGGCGAGTGGATCTCCTCACAGGAACTCGAGAACGCGATCATGGCCCACGACGACGTGAGCGAGGCAGCAGTCATCGGCGTGCCACACGAGCGCTGGCAGGAACGACCCGTGGCGATGGTCGTCACACCCGAGGGTACCGACCACGAGCAGTTGAGCGACGAACTCAAAGCGATGCTCGTCGAGGAGTATCCGAAGTGGTGGGTCCCTGACGGCTTCGAGTTCATCGACGAGATTCCGAAAACGGCGACCGGGAAGTTCTCCAAGAAGGACCTCCGGGAACTGTACGAGGGCGAGGAAAGCGAGTTGCTCGAGGAAGACGCCCCGGAAGAAGCGGCACCGGAAAGCGACGACTGA
- a CDS encoding ABC transporter ATP-binding protein — protein sequence MSMFELEGLTKRFGGLTAVDDLSFTVDRGEIVGLIGPNGSGKSTVFNCTMGRYSVTDGSIYFDGEEITDDDTHEVVERGLSRVSQESNPIDAMTVAANIKLFTLPNSVRTMRGGGDEETIFEYAARVDIEDKLHEEPGSLPHADVRRLEIAKALATEPEMLLLDEPFAGMNQQEIDELVTKFETFRDEGMTMIVVDHNMGGLMRLVDRVVVIHNGVKIAEGDPDEIAENETVRNAYLGSSEAM from the coding sequence ATGAGCATGTTCGAACTCGAGGGACTGACCAAGCGATTCGGTGGACTGACCGCCGTCGACGACCTCTCATTTACGGTCGACCGCGGCGAGATCGTCGGATTGATCGGCCCGAACGGGTCTGGCAAGTCGACGGTGTTCAACTGCACGATGGGGCGCTACTCGGTGACCGACGGCTCGATCTACTTCGACGGCGAGGAGATTACGGACGACGACACTCACGAGGTCGTCGAACGCGGACTGTCCCGGGTCTCACAGGAGTCGAACCCGATCGACGCCATGACCGTCGCCGCGAACATCAAACTGTTCACGCTCCCCAACAGCGTCCGGACGATGCGCGGCGGCGGCGACGAGGAAACAATCTTCGAGTACGCCGCCCGCGTCGACATCGAGGACAAGCTCCACGAAGAGCCGGGATCGCTGCCTCACGCGGACGTCCGTCGCCTCGAGATCGCGAAGGCGCTCGCGACCGAGCCGGAGATGCTGTTGCTGGACGAGCCGTTCGCCGGCATGAACCAGCAGGAGATCGACGAACTGGTGACGAAGTTCGAGACGTTCCGCGACGAGGGGATGACGATGATCGTCGTCGACCACAACATGGGCGGACTCATGCGACTCGTCGACCGGGTCGTGGTAATCCACAACGGCGTCAAGATCGCCGAGGGTGATCCCGACGAAATCGCCGAAAACGAGACCGTTCGAAACGCCTACCTCGGCAGTTCGGAGGCGATGTAA
- a CDS encoding ABC transporter ATP-binding protein, whose protein sequence is MSGSQPHLEIDDLHVYYGKAHALKGVSLSIDEGEIFGVIGPNGAGKTTMLNAIANFVDYEGTIRYGGTDLTSHSPREIVQDGLVYCTEDRDLFPFFSVHENLLMGAQFRDDDDAVQADLEMVYDLFPKLDQRREQEAETMSGGEQQMLAIGRALMSDPDVLMLDEPTLGLAPIIIEDINDAIETLNAEGLTILLAEQNSTFALRHADRLALLETGTIELSGPADEFQDNDYIQEAYIGIH, encoded by the coding sequence ATGTCCGGCTCACAGCCTCACCTCGAGATCGACGATCTGCACGTCTACTACGGCAAGGCACACGCCCTGAAAGGCGTTTCCCTCTCGATCGACGAGGGTGAGATATTCGGCGTCATCGGCCCGAATGGCGCAGGCAAGACGACCATGCTGAACGCCATCGCCAATTTCGTCGACTACGAGGGGACGATCCGCTACGGCGGGACGGACCTCACGTCGCATTCGCCGCGAGAGATCGTTCAGGACGGCCTCGTCTACTGTACCGAAGACCGGGACCTGTTCCCGTTCTTCTCGGTCCACGAGAACCTCCTGATGGGGGCGCAGTTCCGCGATGACGACGACGCCGTTCAGGCCGACCTCGAGATGGTCTACGACCTCTTCCCGAAGCTCGACCAGCGGCGCGAGCAGGAAGCCGAGACGATGAGCGGCGGCGAACAGCAGATGCTCGCCATCGGCCGGGCGCTGATGAGCGACCCCGACGTCCTGATGCTCGACGAACCGACGCTCGGGCTCGCGCCGATCATCATCGAAGACATCAACGATGCGATCGAGACGCTGAACGCCGAGGGCCTCACGATCTTGCTGGCCGAGCAGAACTCGACGTTCGCGCTTCGCCACGCCGACCGGCTCGCCTTACTCGAGACCGGCACGATCGAGCTCTCGGGGCCGGCCGACGAGTTCCAGGACAACGACTACATCCAGGAAGCCTATATCGGAATTCACTGA
- a CDS encoding nucleic acid-binding protein gives MTMEATRYEDGSITYPGHPRGPGGAEPVETIDLSEYTAEVITWTTSMATPPGVREPNTLAIVEFDVDGEPVRAIGQATTGEIQTGDEVRPVHVDELREPGAGIREPESQDWDGYRFEPV, from the coding sequence ATGACGATGGAAGCGACTCGATACGAGGACGGTTCGATCACCTACCCCGGACACCCGCGGGGGCCCGGCGGCGCGGAACCAGTAGAGACGATCGATCTGAGCGAGTACACTGCAGAAGTCATCACGTGGACGACCTCGATGGCGACGCCGCCGGGTGTCCGCGAGCCGAACACGCTCGCGATCGTCGAGTTCGACGTCGATGGCGAACCGGTGCGTGCGATCGGTCAGGCGACCACGGGCGAGATCCAAACCGGCGACGAAGTCCGACCCGTCCACGTCGACGAACTGCGCGAACCCGGTGCCGGCATTCGAGAACCGGAGAGTCAGGACTGGGACGGATATCGGTTCGAGCCGGTCTGA